CCCTTGCAAAACAGGAAAGATCAGATTCTCTCCAATATATGGAATAAAAATGAACATATTATTGATCAGGAATAACACCAGCATGATCCCTAGAAAATAGAAAGAATAGTTAAAAAATGTTCGATTATTAAGCCTTATGAACAGAAATAGTTTGCGCAGGGTATTAATAATACCAAGCCCGTCATTAATAACAATTATCGGCACAAAAAGCAAAATAACGACAAACCACAATACCAGGAACATGGCAACATACTGGACAACAGGAAGACGCGCAGAAACAACTAGCAATAAGCCTGTAGGAAATAAAATAATTAGAGAGACGGCATAAACGGTAATAATCTTTTTTAAACTTAGAAGAAGACTTCGAACAAAGTCTATCCGGTTTTCTTCAATTATGCTTTTGCCCATTGCGACAATAAGCGTCTGTACATAGATATGAACGAAAGAAAATACCACAATAAAAAGCTGAGTCGTACTATTCACATTTTGCAGCGGTTCGTCTAATTTTAGTTTTATGAACGAACTGAAAATACTCACGAGAAAATAAATTATGATTGAGGGAAATACTATGGAATAATCTTGCCTGAGAAGCTGATAACTTTTTTGCAATAATGGTAACAAGCTAAACGTCATTAAACCTGCATCCTCAGTAATTCCTGCATTCCTTCAACCAACTTATTCCGAACCTGCACGGTGTACTGCATAGCAACCGAAGCTCGTTCCATTGCCATCATCACTTTATGCATATCCGTATTTCTTCCTAAGGCAAAGTCTTGGGATAAATTATCGGCAGTTACAAGAGCCTTGTTGGTTTCATTAAGGTTATTGATTAAGGTCTTTTTAAAACTGTCCCCGAAGCTCTGGCCTTTTGGCAAACTCAGTCCTTTATCAAGGGCTATGTCTGAGGAAATAGGATTAATATCTAGCATGGTTATCACCTCTATTTCAGGATAGTTTGAGATTTTGGTTTAGTCTTATTCTCGGTTAATTTGCGCTCGCGGTCAATGAGCCTTCGGACATAGGCACTCATACTGCATTTACTAAGATAAGCATGGAGCCTTACGAACTCATACTCTTCCTCGGAAACTGTTACATTTATTGCTAATCTTTCATTCTTTTCGCTCATATGCAACACCACAACATTTAAATATTACAATAGTAAAACATTAACACTTTGTCAAGTACAGCAAAAAACTTTTTAAATTTTCCGTTAAATTAATTATATCAAATAAATTCCAAAGAAACTAAAAACCGCGATATTGTCCGGCACAGGAATCCTCCTATAAACTATCAACCGAATTTCCATTCGGTCCTGTTTGCTTATTATTGCAGAAATAACTATATGTCAATTTTACAAAATAATAATGTTTCAAAGTATATTAGAAAAATAAAGCCTTACAACCACAAGGAATATTTCCCAACCCAGCCTTTTATAGATATATATTTTATCTCTTGTAAAAAGTTACATATTATCATAAAATTCATCTGCTGCGCCCGAGAATTTGAGCAGTTAAAAGCTTTGCTGCAAAGGTATAATATTTGCTTAAAATTTCTTTGTATATGAATTTATTGATACAATATAATTGTTTCAGAATAATTGTATTTTAGGCCTTAAAGCGCGGCTGCAAAATAACTTAACCAAAGGATCAAATCGATGACGGGAACCTCAATTAAAGAAAGATCAAGTAATAATAAAAAAATCGTTAGCAGTTTAGACAAGGACCTCTGCGAGACTGTAAGTGCTGACAAGGACCTTAATCACACAAAAAAACCGGAGCTTATCAGCGCGAATAAACAAAGCAGCCTTCCCACAGAAAAAATCCTACAGCAACTAACCAGGGAAGACCATTACGATAAAGATTTTAGTGATATCAATATCCTCTCCGCAGCGCGAAAAGGCGAGATTAAAACGATTGAGCGCCTCATTAAGGATAACATAGACGTAAACATGCAGGACAAAGAAGGAAAAAGCCCGCTTATGGTAGCAACCCTAAATAAGAATAAAGAGCTTGCAGGACTACTTCTCAAAGCTCATGCAAATGTTAACAGCAAAGATACTAACGGGAAAACTGCGTTAAGAGTTGCCATAGAAAACAACGCAGAAGATATTGCTCTTATGCTTATTAAATATAACGCTGATGTTAATACCAAAGATAAATACAAACAAACCCCACTCATTTGGGCCGCAAAAAATGGACGGGCCTCATGGATCAAGCTGCTCCTAAAATACAGTGCCGATATTAACATTGAAGATTCTCACAAAAAGATTGCTTTCATTTGGGCCGCCATGAATGGCCACAAAGAAATTGTGAAACTATTGGTCAACAAGGTCAATATTAATTTTAAAGATATCTTTGGAAAAAACGCACTCATCTACTCCGCAATCCAAGGACATACAGAGATAATAAAACTCCTCATAAAAAACAAATCCTTTATCCATTCTACTGACTGCTACGGAAAAACTGCGGCAATGTACGCAAAAGAGCACGGACATAAGGAAATCACACTCCTGCTCAACAGACCGTTAATGCGCTAACCTATAAGTGCATCCTCTTAAAATTGGCTATCGCTGCTTCCGAGCGTTGAATGCCACGCGACGATAAAAAGGCGAAAGCAGCTTTTTCCAGCTGCTTTCACAAAGATAGGAGGTCACGAACGTTCCAAGTTTAATAGATATGTTATAACGGCATTACCACATATACATCCCAGACAGAAAATGATTTTAGATCTGCATCCTTTTGATAGGTAACAAGATCAGTGCAAATACCAGCGCTGATATCTTTATTAATAGCTTTCTCAAGCGCATACATAAAAGAAACTGCCGGAGTAGAGCCTTTAGCACCGGCTACGGCAACGCCCCAGCTCCCATAATAGAAATCCGCAAAATATGAATTCGTGTTTTCATCAAGAATTCCAATCGTGCCATCAGCAACAAATCCGCTACCGAAATCCAGCCTCAAACCTCCCTTACCCATGCCTGATCCCGTAAATGAGGTATATAAATATGGTGTTGCTAAATCTGCAAAACTTACCCCAGCAATACTTAATAATAATGATGCTATTACAATTATTTTTTTCATTTTTCTTTCCCTTCTATTTTTAAGTTTTATTTATTAATCATTTTTTGACTATATCTACTAAAATGTTACCAGCCACCTCCTTCAACAGCAGAGGTATATACAATTTTTATGCCAAAATCATTATTCGCAGATGACGGTGTCGCTTACAAGAAGTAAAAGGACGTAATAACGAACAAATAGCATTCTTTACCGATCTTAATCTTGTCTTTGTCCGCTGATTACGTTAACACAACAAAGTTGCCATATAATTTACAAATTTGTAAATATTTTTATTTAAACCTACATAAATGTATGCTACAATTGTTTCATTAATCGTGGAGGTGTATTATATGGAGGATGCCATTAGAGAAGTAAAAGAGATGCAAACCCTGTATGAGATTAGTATGGCATTATCTGCGTCGCTCAATCTCAATGAATCGATCAATAAAATATTCAGCATTCTTGATTCAAAAATGGGAATGAGCCGAGGAACACTAACCTTATTAAACAAACTGACCAACGAAATATCCATAGAGATCGCACATGGCTTGGCTGACGAAGCAAAAAAACGCGGTAAGTACATGGTAGGAGAAGGAATCACCGGAAAGGTGATCGAAAAAGGTGATCCGGCAGTAATACCACTTATAGGAAAAGAACCTCTCTTTTTAAACAAAACCCGCTCTCGGGGCGATATCAAAAGAAACGATATCTCTTTTATCTGCGTTCCAATTAAAATTGGAAACGAAATTATCGGCGCTATAAGCGTGGACAAACTTTTTGAAAACAACATTGCACCCACCGAAGATGTCAGGTTACTATCAATCATTGCTTCGATGATCGCCCAGGCGGTTAAGCTAAAAAGACTTATTGAGGAAGAGAAAGAAAAACTAATTTCGGAAAATATCAAACTCAAAGAAGAGCTTAGAGAAAAATACAACATCACAAATATCATTGGCAATAGCAGCGTAATGCATAATATCTATGAAAACATTATTCAAGTGGCCCCATCGAATACGACAGTATTAATACGTGGCGAAAGTGGAACGGGAAAAGAACTTGTAGCTCACGCCGTTCATTATAATAGCCCAAGAGCCCAGAAACCGTTCATAAAAATCAACTGCGCGACTATCCCTGAAAACCTCATAGAATCCGAGTTATTCGGTCATGAAAAAGGCGCCTTTACAGGAGCCAATGAGCAAAAAAAAGGAAAGTTCGAAGCGGCACATGGAGGTACTATTTTTTTAGACGAGATAGGTGAACTCAGCACCCAGCTACAGGTAAAACTGCTACGGATACTGCAAGAACGGGAATTTGAACGGGTAGGCGGCATAACCTCGGTTAAAGTAAATGTCCGGGTAATCGCAGCTACGAACCGGGACCTCGAAAAGGAAATCAGTGAACATCGGTTCCGCGAAGACCTTTATTACCGGCTTAATGTATTTCCTATCTATATGCCCCCGCTCAGGGAACGAAAAACAGATGTCTTGCTGTTAGCAGAATATTTCCTGGCACGCTACGCAGAAGAAAATGACAGAAAAATAAATCGGATATCTACCCTGGCAATCGATCTTTTAAGCTCGTACCATTGGCCGGGAAATGTTCGTGAACTACAAAATTGCATGGAAAGAGCCGTTCTCCTATGTAACTCCGATACAATACAAGCGCCCCACCTTCCACCGACACTGCAACGAATTGATACCGTTGAGAACAGAGATACCCTATCTCTTTCCCAGCAAGTCGAGAACTTCGAAAAAGAACTCATAATCGATGCGCTGCAAAAAAGCAGAGGGAACAAAATAAAAGCGACAGCTTATCTTTCGACAACGGAAAGGATCCTCGGGTACAAAATAGAACGTTACGAGATCGACTTTAAAAAATTTAAGAGATAAAATAAAATATTTATCATTTATTGCTTAATTTTTGTATAATTGAAATAGAGCAAATCCACATGTCCCCCCGCTAAAAAGGAGTAATTCATGGATAGACAAACATTATTAGATGCTATTGAAATGAAAAATGTGTCAAAACAAGATGCATTAAATATTATGAAAATCTCCGCTATCGACTCGCAGCAAAAACTGCAAAACGCGCTCAATCAGGTATATCCCAAACTTGGGCTGGGCCTTACACTAGATCTGCTCTTTGAACAGCAAATTGACACCGGATTCATAGGAGATACTCTTGATGGAGTAGAAGTCGTATCAATGTTTGATGAAGAGTATAAGATCTCTTTTTCAGCTATGTTCAATCCCAAACGAGAGGAAAGAGCGAAGGGATTCGGAATCAGGAAACCGCCGGAAAACAGCGGCTATAATTATATGAATGACGGATGTTTTCTCTGTATGGAAAACATCATCTGGCAGCAAAACGGAAGACAGAAAGGGTTTTACTGGAATCCTAGACAGAGCATAAATGAGTATAACTTCCTTACTAATCCATTTCCTATATTTAACAGGCATTTCACTATCGCAAGTGCTTCACATGTAATACAAAGGATCAACAGCGATCACCTTCGGGATATGATCCAATTCATGGATGAAGCAGAAGATTACCTTATCTTTTTTAATGGTCAGGATGCGGGGGCCTCGATACCATGGCACCTCCATATGCAAGCGTGTCGGCAAGTACTGCCTATCGAGCAAGCACAGGACAAGGTCGTTATTCTTGATGATGTCATAAAAATATCCATGCTTCATTATCCTATGCCTGTTATTAAGTTAACCGGTACAAGCAGATATCTTATCGATCTCGCAGGCTCTATGATCGTTAAACGATGGATAGAAGCTGAACCCAATTATCACAATACACTTAACTTTCTTGGGACTAAACGAAACAAGGAATATCAAATATACTTCGTATTAAGGGATATTCTAAAATATAAAACCAGATGGATGAAGGGGATGCCCGCGTCAATCGAAATGGGCGGTGTTATCATATGGTCGCACCCGGATGACAGGGCAAAATTCGATAATTTCGAAAAAGGACTTTATATTGAACAAAACGGTTCTTCCCAAAATATCAACGGACTTGATATCATTAAAGGAATTATGGTAGACGTCAGGCCTTCCGAAACGACCATTAATAATTTCGTTAATAATCTTTGCTGGGAAAAAATAAATGGTTGTTATTAATCAAGCTAATAGTCTATACTAGAAAATGGCAGGGTTTACTATATTATTAATATTGAATTGCATGACTGTAAAAAAGTTCTCCTATGAACAAAATAATTATCGTTGATGACGAAAAAATCAAACGTATTAAACTGGCCAGGGCCCTTCGATCGAAAGGATTTATAGTCGATGAGGCTAAAAATGGCATAGATGCGATCGGGATGATTAAGAATACCCGATATGACCTTATACTTATTGATAATATTATGCCAAAACTGACCGGGATTGACACCTGCAAATATATTAAAGATAATAAACTAGCTCCGGGCATTAAGATGATCCTGTTAATAGGATATGGCTCACTGGCCGATTACCCGGAAATAAAAGAAATTGGGATTCAAAAAGCTCTGCAAAAACCCGTCAACACTTCTGATCTATTTAATTCTATTGCTGAATTATTCGGAAATTAATTTATTATGAAGTTTTCCAAGTCATTATCATTTTTTTTCTATTCGTTCCTATTTCTACTTCTCGTAGCTAACCTGAGTAACGCCTCTTCCTTAATTAACGGAATGTCCCCGGTTAATGAGGGCTACCATAACTTTACATTCTTTGAGATTTGCACAATCCGCATAGAAAACAAGTTTAACGGAAATATTTCAGTTCGATTTAATAACGATTCCTTTGTCCCAGTTGGTAAAGTTGTTGTTCCGGCTAATAATACCCTTAAGAAAGGGTTTCGAGCCAGCAAGTGGTCCAATATCGGAACAGTTACCGCTACAGCAGTAAACGCCATGCATATAAAAACCGACTTCAATATTCAGGACAATCGGGGAGTTATTTTTAGTCTTCTTCCGAAAGAATTTTTGCAGGATGCGCCCAAGGATTATGATAAGCTCGATAGTCACACGATATTTACGAATATTCCCGGTGGAGAGCAGATATTCGGACAAGAAGCATCTCCTTTTGTCGGAAATCCGGTGTTTGTCATGAGAAATAACGAGCTCAGGCCTCTCTTTAAGGGCTATGTACCAGCACTCGGAGATATTATCGAGATACAAGTGATATGCCCCACGAATTATCCCCGTGAAATCATTTTTGAAAACAGGTTCGGAGGCAGAATATACAGCGTTGATCAGGAGTACAGCTCAAAAATTATAGGGTCAGTACTCTCTCCGGTGCTTGGTGTCGGAAGATTCCTCGGCACACAATTTGTTCCACCGGGAAGAATAAGGGCAAATCATACCGGGGTAATAGATATATCAACCTCACCACTTGGAGAATTCGGTGGTTTTCAGATTATTCCGGTCAATCATTCGATGAGTTCAGAAATGGGGAGGGCAAGGATCAAGACGCAATGGATGATAATCGGGCCGCTGAATGCAGAGGATAATTCGCTTGAAAACGTTTCTCCGTTTTTTTCGTCATTTATTCGTCCGGAATATGGAAGAAACGATCTTAACAGTAAAAACTGGATAGCCAAGCTACAAAAAAGATTCTTAGTCCAAATCAAAATAAATAATGGAGAGTGGCAGCCCATCCCGGCAATTTCATATAAGCTTGAGGAAGAACTGCCTGCAGAAGCTGACACAGTATTCGAAAAAACAACCCATATCAGAATATTATTTCCTCAGCTTTCTAGCCTGACAACACAAAGCAAGGAGCAATCCCGGTGAAAACCTTTAAATGGCAACTTAGTTTCGGCCTGTTACTGATAGGAATATCGGCAGCAATTTATTACATCCATTATCTTTTGTTCAATGATCTGCACGATATCATTTTCTACTTAATTCATGACATTGCATTTGTTCCCATAGAAGTACTGCTCGTAACCTTAATAATCCATCAGCTGCTTGATATGAGAGAAAAAAGCACCCTGTTCAAAAAACTCAATATGATTATCGGAAGTTTTTTTAGTGAAGTCGGAACAAAACTACTCGGAGAAATATCAGCATGTGATAAAGATTACCATAAAATTAAAGGGCAATTCATTATTACTCCCGACTGGGAGGACAAAGATTTTAAAAAAGCCATAAAGCATTTTAAAAATTATAATTTTACTTTAGAACCTAGTAAAGAGAAGCTGCAAACCTTAAAGCTCTTTCTGAAAGAAAAGAAAGGGTTCCTCTTAAGGCTCCTCGCGAACCCTAACTTATTAGAACATGATAGATTTACTGATCTTTTATGGGCTGTCCATCATTTAGATGAAGAATTAATCCATAGAAAAGATATCGCACATCTTTCTGCAAATGACTTTGACCATATTGTGAATGATGTTAAGCGGGCCTATAGTTTACTAATTATTGAATGGCTTGCTTATATGAAGCACCTCAAGAATGACTATCCTTACCTGTTTTCATTAGCAATTCGGATTAACCCTTATGACCCGTCCGCCTCGCCAGAAATATCTTAATCTTTGCTTTCTGCTGCTAGCCACTGCTTCGTAAACAGATTTTTTAATTTTGCGCTTTCAGGCGGAAGGTTGCTATTATTACCTTTTTTTGATTCCTCTAGTAAAATCTTATTGACTTTATCATGCGAAGTGCCGTTTTTGGGGCTAGAAGGTTTCGCTAGTGGCTTCTTAATTTCTTTTATTTTTCTTTTAGGATCTTTCGATTTATCTCTAATAATACTTTCAGCCGGTATAACGAAATAGTCATGCAAACTTTCCTCTATGACATACCACTGGACACCGAGTTTGCGGCCTTTTAATTTGCCAGTCCGTAAATAGCTTCTTATTGTTAATTCTGAAACTCCTAAAGCGCCTGACAACTCTCGAACAGAATATAAAACAACATTACCTAGTTTTTTCGGCATTTTTTCCCTTTTTGTTAATAAAAGTGTAATTATTACTATTATATCAAGTACCTTATGCTGTACAAAATCGACGGTTGCTCCACAAATAAGAAGCTATCCTCAGGACACAATTACCCCTGGAAATAAAATATATTAGCCATAATATAAAAGGGAGAAAAGCCAAATCTTAGCACTTACACTCTGTTAAATCCTTCCGTTTTTTTAGGATAATACAAGTTCAAAAAAATGACTTATTCAAAATTACAAGTTTTCATGTAGTGAAGAAGAAATAAAAATTTGACAAATAATTATAGAGTACTATACTCCTCTAATACCTAAAGAAGCTATATGAAAGGGGGGTGAAAAATATGGCTGAGATGAGAACAAATATTAACTGGTTGTTGGGTGTTAATGGTATTGTTGCCATCATTTTCGGATTGGCAGCTCTTTTCTTTCCAGGTATTGCATTGGTTTCGTTAGTCTTTTTCTTCGGACTTTTTGCAGTTATCAGCGGTATAGTCCATCTGTTCGGCAGCTTAAGGAACAGAGCATACTATCCACAATGGGGAACAAGACTCTTTGAAGGAATTTTAAGTATAGCAATTGGTCTGGCAGTTATGTCGTTCCCTGGGCTTACGGTTGGATTATTCTTAGTTGCTGTTGCTCTTTGGGCACTCGTTACAGGAATTTTTGCATTGGTTAATGCAAGCAGGTTTAGTGAACACAGAGGCTTAAACATTTTCAGTGGAATAGTTTCTCTTATCTTCGCAGGATTAATATTTACCAATCCTTTTGCAGGAATAGTTGCCACATCATGGCTTATTGGAATATATGCCTTGATACTTGGCGTTACGCTTATATCTGTTGCCGCTACAACTGCTGAGCTCTCAGAGTACGATATGAGAGAGAGAGAAAAGAGGGAAGGGAATAAGATAGAAATACACAAGAAAGCTGCATAACATTGACCTCACATGATTTAGATAGTTAGAAAGGGTGCCGGCACAATGCAGCACCCTTTTTTGCGTTCTTACCTTTTTTTTAAAATAGTTACAACCTCTTTGAAAACGTGAAAGAGTTATATGGGTTTAAATTTTAATACATCAAAAAGGCCTTGGCAGAATCAAAAAATTATTCAGGGATGAAGTTAAGACTACTTCCTTCAGCTTGCAGGATAGATATATTCATTTCTTCCGATACTCTTTTTTCCCTCGCGATTAGGCTATAAAAACAAGGAACAACAAAAATTGTCAACAGCGTTGAAACAACTAACCCGCCAATAACTGCAATAGCCATAGGAATGCGGGTCTCTGCGCCCGGACCAAAGGCTAACGCCGAGGGAATTGCACCGGCAATAGTTGCCAGCGTTGTCATCAGGATAGGACGTAAGCGAATAGGGCATGCCTCCTGAAGGGCGTCCTTGATATTTTTCCCTTGTGAACGCATTTGATCCGTAAAATCAACCAACAGGATCGAGTTTTTCTTAACAAGCCCCATCAAAAGAATTAAGCCGATCATACTGTAAATGTTCATCGACTGATTAAACAGCAATAGCGCCAGGAGTGCTCCGGAAACACTAAAAGGAAGTGCCATCAAAACGGACAAGGGGTGAGAATAACTATTAAACTGTGACGCCAGGATCATATACGCAACGAGTATACCGAGAACCAATACGCCCATCAAGCTTTGCAGAGATTCACGCGAGGCCTGAGCGTTGCCGCTTAAAACTATCCGATATCCTTCAGGTAGAATCTTTTTAGCAGTTGCTTCGACCTGCGATATAACCTGTGCCTGGGAAGCCCCGGTTTTAACATTAGCGTAAATGGTTATTGCCCGCTCACGGTCTTTTCGCGTGATACTCTGAAGCGCCGGACGGGAAACAACCTTGACCACCTGGGATAACGGGATCAGTTCACCACGGTTATTGCGGACATTCAAGCCCAGAATGATGTTTTCCCCGTCGCGATCTTTATCCGGCAATTTCACAATAATATCATAACGATGCCCTTTCGATTCATAACGTGCTACTTTGATGCCGCCAATCATCGCCTGGATTGATTGTCCTATAGAAGCCAAACTTACACCTCGCAATGACGCCTGTACCCGGTCAGGAACTATGTCTATTTCTGTCATACCCAGTTTGTAGTCGGTTCCCAGATCGGTTAGTGACTGATTTTTTTCAAGCGCATTAAACAACGATAAAGAAGCTTTGCCGAGAATATCCCAGTCCGGACCTCGCACAGTGAACTCTACCGGAAAACTCATACCGCTGGAAAAGCTGCGCATGGAAGGGTCCTGCAACGAGATCTTACATCCTTTTATCTGTTTCTTGAGCTGACCTCTGGCCTTATTCATGAATTCCTGCTGCGTTAATTCTTTTTTTGTTCGTTTATTTATTCCCCGCTGCCCTTTCGGCTTCATGCTCACAAAAATATTACCCACAGTAGGATCACCGCCGCCGTATCCGCCGACATTAGCAAAATAACCGTCAATTTCCGATTGTTCTGACAAAAAAGCTTCGATAGCTTTTACTTTCTCATCGGTATAAGTAAGCGACGAGCCTGCCGGTGAGTTTACACGCATTGAAAACATACCCTGATCTTGCGCCGGAACCATCTCACTCCGCAGATATTTCACACTCATCAAGCTTATCGCGAAAAATATTAAAGATATAACGATTACTGACATTCGATGATTTAGCGCTTTTTTTAAAAGCCCTGCATAAAGCTTTTTTAATCCCTCAAATCCCCAGTCAAAAAATCTTCCAAGATGAGATTCATGCTCTTTTGCCTGGAGAAACTGTGAACAGCGCATCGGAGTTAGCGTTAATGCCTCAAATAGTGATAGTAGTACTGCCACGGTCATCGTTATCGCAAACTGGAAAAAGAATTTACCGATAAATCCGGACATAAAAGCAACGGGTAAAAATAACGCAACGATAGCAAAGGTTGCCGCCATAGCTGCGAACGATATTTCGCTAGCGCCACCAAGTGCTCCCTGGTAACGATTTTTTCCTTGTTGCTTATGCCGGATGATATTTTCCAGCACCATAATCGCATCATCAACAACAATACCAATAGCCAGACTCAATGCCATCAACGTGAAAGTATTCAGCGTGAAATTTAAAAATTTAAGGACAATAAAGGTTCCGATAACCGAAGTTGGAATGGATAACAGGACATTCAGAGTTGCTGACCAGGAACCTAAAAACAGCCAGCAAACAAATGAAGTTAATAAAACAGAAAAGATTATCGTTACTAATAATTCGTGAACTGCATCTGCGATGAATGTAGTTGTATCAATGCGGATATCAAGATGGATACCTTCCGGTAGACTTTTTTGAAGGCTGCTGATACGGTCACGAACCTGCTTACTGACCTCTACTGCGTTTGATCCTCGCTGCTTAAGGATACCTAGACCGAGAGCAAACTGGCCATTTGCCCGGCTTATTCGCTGGGCATCAGCCAGACCATCCTCGATGTCCGCTACCTGTTTCAAATAAAACGGTGCATAATTCGGCTGGCCTCCACGTGAGTTAAGGCGGATATTTTCAAACTCCGCGAGTGATCTTGCTTCACCCAGGGTCCGAACTGTGGATTGCTTGGCAGGACCATCAATATGTCCGCCGGGGAGCTCTATATGTTCATTCTGAATAGAATTGATGATATCCTGTACAAGTAAAGGCATATCTGTTTAGGGCAGCTTTATTCGCCCAAACCCGCAAGGCAGGCTCTACATAGCCCCCCAGGTCAACGTCTCCGACTCCGGGAAGACTCGTGAATTTGTCTTTTAAAACATCACGGACATAGGTCATCAATTCCTGGCGGGATTTCGTTTGACTACTCACTGTAAGCCACATTATAGGTTGATCTTCAGGATTAGTTTTAGAAATAGTAGGAGGCTCGATACCATCAGGTAATGAACGTTGGGCCCGGGATAGCTTCGCTTGTACTTCCTGAAGAGCAACATCAATATTCTGCTTTAGGTCAAATTCCACAGAAATTCTTGCCGACCCGTTACGGCATATCAGAATATATCTGGTACGCAGCCCAATCCGCTGCTTCTTTTTGAGATTGAATTACACTTTTGTTTTGCTTAATTGCATTAACAATCCGAAACCCTCTGAACAGTGGCTGAGTTGCGGTTAGTTTTATACTTGTTTGATCTGTAAATTCGCCGCTTCCGGCGATTAAATGTTGGCTAGAATATGAGAATGCCCCACTTATGGTTGGGAATGAAGCACCCAGTGCCTGTTTATAGTGCTCTTCCGATTGAATAACCTGCTCTTGCTGGTCTGCCAAAACTTCACTCCTGGCTCTGGCCAGTTGAAAGGCATCGCTCAATGTATAAGATTTCTCCTGAGCGTTAAGACTGCTCAAATAAAATATAAAAAACACAAGTATATATAACTTTTTCATCAATACTGCCTATTTTCTGAATTCGCTTAAATATTAACCGATCTCTGTTTGGTT
This Candidatus Margulisiibacteriota bacterium DNA region includes the following protein-coding sequences:
- a CDS encoding AcrB/AcrD/AcrF family protein, yielding MPLLVQDIINSIQNEHIELPGGHIDGPAKQSTVRTLGEARSLAEFENIRLNSRGGQPNYAPFYLKQVADIEDGLADAQRISRANGQFALGLGILKQRGSNAVEVSKQVRDRISSLQKSLPEGIHLDIRIDTTTFIADAVHELLVTIIFSVLLTSFVCWLFLGSWSATLNVLLSIPTSVIGTFIVLKFLNFTLNTFTLMALSLAIGIVVDDAIMVLENIIRHKQQGKNRYQGALGGASEISFAAMAATFAIVALFLPVAFMSGFIGKFFFQFAITMTVAVLLSLFEALTLTPMRCSQFLQAKEHESHLGRFFDWGFEGLKKLYAGLLKKALNHRMSVIVISLIFFAISLMSVKYLRSEMVPAQDQGMFSMRVNSPAGSSLTYTDEKVKAIEAFLSEQSEIDGYFANVGGYGGGDPTVGNIFVSMKPKGQRGINKRTKKELTQQEFMNKARGQLKKQIKGCKISLQDPSMRSFSSGMSFPVEFTVRGPDWDILGKASLSLFNALEKNQSLTDLGTDYKLGMTEIDIVPDRVQASLRGVSLASIGQSIQAMIGGIKVARYESKGHRYDIIVKLPDKDRDGENIILGLNVRNNRGELIPLSQVVKVVSRPALQSITRKDRERAITIYANVKTGASQAQVISQVEATAKKILPEGYRIVLSGNAQASRESLQSLMGVLVLGILVAYMILASQFNSYSHPLSVLMALPFSVSGALLALLLFNQSMNIYSMIGLILLMGLVKKNSILLVDFTDQMRSQGKNIKDALQEACPIRLRPILMTTLATIAGAIPSALAFGPGAETRIPMAIAVIGGLVVSTLLTIFVVPCFYSLIAREKRVSEEMNISILQAEGSSLNFIPE
- a CDS encoding sigma-54-dependent Fis family transcriptional regulator, with the translated sequence MEDAIREVKEMQTLYEISMALSASLNLNESINKIFSILDSKMGMSRGTLTLLNKLTNEISIEIAHGLADEAKKRGKYMVGEGITGKVIEKGDPAVIPLIGKEPLFLNKTRSRGDIKRNDISFICVPIKIGNEIIGAISVDKLFENNIAPTEDVRLLSIIASMIAQAVKLKRLIEEEKEKLISENIKLKEELREKYNITNIIGNSSVMHNIYENIIQVAPSNTTVLIRGESGTGKELVAHAVHYNSPRAQKPFIKINCATIPENLIESELFGHEKGAFTGANEQKKGKFEAAHGGTIFLDEIGELSTQLQVKLLRILQEREFERVGGITSVKVNVRVIAATNRDLEKEISEHRFREDLYYRLNVFPIYMPPLRERKTDVLLLAEYFLARYAEENDRKINRISTLAIDLLSSYHWPGNVRELQNCMERAVLLCNSDTIQAPHLPPTLQRIDTVENRDTLSLSQQVENFEKELIIDALQKSRGNKIKATAYLSTTERILGYKIERYEIDFKKFKR
- a CDS encoding flagellar hook-basal body complex protein FliE: MLDINPISSDIALDKGLSLPKGQSFGDSFKKTLINNLNETNKALVTADNLSQDFALGRNTDMHKVMMAMERASVAMQYTVQVRNKLVEGMQELLRMQV
- a CDS encoding HdeD family acid-resistance protein, with the translated sequence MAEMRTNINWLLGVNGIVAIIFGLAALFFPGIALVSLVFFFGLFAVISGIVHLFGSLRNRAYYPQWGTRLFEGILSIAIGLAVMSFPGLTVGLFLVAVALWALVTGIFALVNASRFSEHRGLNIFSGIVSLIFAGLIFTNPFAGIVATSWLIGIYALILGVTLISVAATTAELSEYDMREREKREGNKIEIHKKAA